A portion of the Anoplopoma fimbria isolate UVic2021 breed Golden Eagle Sablefish chromosome 15, Afim_UVic_2022, whole genome shotgun sequence genome contains these proteins:
- the hltf gene encoding helicase-like transcription factor: MFSRRWRFGWDRHSEVDLFADRYDTSPETLSQAIRAAASEEPDADGSVLFGHLQGTVVGLRYYTGVVNQGEMVGLVRQPQNQYDRNAVMVANIYGNQVGHIKRELAAAMAHVMDNNLAKVEGVVPSGTKNSFTMPLMLSFWGSEENKNAVIESMARRGFKLNTGGGKATGANQNSQGARALSSKKGLTIPLTAEELKNAFDNLFDGLMESEDGEKQAAESVGTPLLPHQKQALSWMCARENKSALPPFWERRGELYYNRLTCFSAKEIPERIRGGILADDMGLGKTLTTIALILTNFHKGKPLPVEKCEEQPSPVKAKTKPEMASKLEGRSSRAGMSEAAAGSLRSNLSQVEVICDDSADVVDKSEKSTSKGKKKATKRKPLKEPPKFIEDLDFAAALGGSAADTSLKKKKTAAPTQSVDSSITESADDLSARTTLIICPLSVISNWLDQFEQHVRANVKLNVYLYYGAERNRSKTFLSSQDVVITTYNVLSADFGNKSPLHGINWLRVVLDEGHVVRNPNAQMSKAVLGLNAQRRWILSGTPIQNSVKDLWMLLAFLRLKPFDAREWWNRVIQRPVTQGDRAGLQNLQSLVKCITLRRTKGSQVNGRPLVSLPEKTVCVEQVELSQSEREEYELARNEGRNTIGRYVTEGTVLRNYADVLAILMRLRQHCCHPDLLQKTSSDLGAPATPAEMRERLIEKLRFVLASGSDEECSVCLESVHLPVITHCAHVYCRPCIAQVISTEQETARCPLCRTEIKTSELVEFPQEDMEEEKSTNPEGWRTSSKVQALMGNLLRLRCEDGSIKCLIVSQFTRFLSILETPLREHGFSFVRFDGTMSQKKRTQVIQEFQSPAADSPTIMLLSLKAGGVGLNLTAASHVFFMDPAWNPATEEQCIDRCHRLGQTRNVFVTKFIVKSSVEENMVKIQRQKQDLVEKAFGSKNSDRRTSRMDEIKALMEL; encoded by the exons GAGGTGGACCTCTTCGCAGACCGTTATGACACCAGCCCAGAGACCCTGTCCCAGGCCATCAGAGCTGCAGCCTCTGAGGAGCCGGACGCAGATGGCAGCGTGCTGTTTGGCCACCTGCAGGGCACTGTGGTCGGCCTCAGATATTATACAGGAGTG GTGAATCAAGGTGAGATGGTCGGTCTAGTGAGACAGCCACAGAACCAGTACGACCGCAATGCAGTGATGGTCGCCAATATCTATGGCAACCAAGTGGGCCACATCAAGCGGGAGCTGGCAGCAGCTATGGCTCATGTCATGGACAACAATTTGGCTAAAGTTGAGGG GGTGGTACCCTCAGGGACGAAAAACTCGTTCACCATGCCATTGATGTTGTCCTTCTGGGGGAgcgaagaaaacaaaaatgctgtGATCGAGAGCATGGCTCGTCGCGGATTTAAACTGAACACAGGAGGAGGCAAAGCAACAG GTGCAAATCAGAATAGTCAAGGTGCCCGTGCGTTGTCATCTAAGAAAGGCTTGACCATCCCACTAACTGCAGAGGAG cTGAAGAATGCATTTGACAACCTTTTCGATGGCTTGATGGAGAGTGAAGACGGAGAGAAACAAGCAGCCGAG tctGTGGGAACTCCTCTCCTGCCTCACCAGAAGCAGGCGCTGTCCTGGATGTGTGCTCGAGAAAACAAGTCTGCGCTGCCGCCGTTCTGGGAGAGGCGAGGCGAGCTCTACTATAACCGCCTCACATGTTTCTCTGCCAAAGAAATACCAGAGAGAATTCGTGGGGGGATACTGGCAGATGACATGGGACTG GGAAAAACTCTGACAACCATCGCTCTGATTCTCACCAACTTTCACAAAGGAAAGCCTCTGCCTGTGGAGAAATGT GAGGAGCAGCCTTCACCTGTCAAAGCCAAAACTAAACCAGAGATGGCCTCCAAACTGGAAG gtCGTAGCAGTAGAGCAGGAAtgagtgaagcagcagctggtTCGCTACGCTCAAACCT TTCTCAGGTGGAGGTGATTTGTGATGATTCGGCAGACGTAGTGGACAAGTCAGAAAAGA GTACCagcaaaggaaagaagaaagcgACCAAGCGAAAGCCCTTAAAAG AGCCCCCTAAATTTATTGAGGATCTGGACTTTGCTGCAGCACTGGGTGGCTCAGCAGCAGATACGAgtctaaagaagaagaaaactgcCGCTCCTACACAGA GTGTGGACTCCTCCATCACTGAAAGTGCAGATGACTTATCAGCAAGAACAACTCTCATCATCTGCCCACTCTCTGTGATCAGCAACTGGCTG gaccAGTTTGAGCAGCATGTACGTGCTAACGTGAAGCTAAACGTGTATCTGTATTACGGCGCAGAGCGCAACAGGAGCAAGACCTTTTTGTCCTCTCAGGATGTGGTGATTACAACCTACAACGTCCTCTCTGCCGACTTTGGG AATAAGAGTCCCCTCCATGGGATCAATTGGCTGAGGGTTGTGCTGGACGAAGGACACGTCGTAAGAAACCCTAATGCACAGATGAGTAAGGCTGTGCTTGGCCTAAATGCTCAGCGACGCTGGATTTTGTCAG GTACTCCTATCCAGAACAGTGTGAAGGACCTGTGGATGCTGCTGGCCTTCCTGCGTCTGAAGCCCTTCGATGCCAGAGAGTGGTGGAACAGAGTGATCCAGAGACCCGTCACTCAAGGAGACAGGGCCGGCCTGCA GAACCTTCAGAGCCTGGTGAAGTGCATCACCCTGCGGCGGACCAAGGGCAGCCAGGTGAACGGGCGCCCCCTGGTGTCTCTGCCTGagaagacagtgtgtgtggaaCAGGTCGAGCTGAGCCAGTCGGAGAGAGAGGAGTACGAGCTGGCTCGCAATGAGGGGAGAAACACCATCGGCAG atacgTAACTGAAGGGACAGTCTTGAGGAATTATGCTGATGTGTTGGCCATCCTGATGAGGCTTCGACAGCACTGCTGCCACCCTGATCTGCTGCAAAAAACATCCTCAGACCTGG GCGCTCCAGCGACGCCTGCAGAGATGCGGGAGCGTCTGATAGAGAAGCTGCGGTTTGTGTTGGCCAGCGGCTCAGACGAGGAGTGCTCGGTCTGTCTGGAGTCGGTGCACCTGCCCGTCATTACACACTGCGCCCACGTTTACTGCCGGCCCTGCATCGCCCAGGTTATCAGCACTGAGCAG GAAACAGCGCGTTGTCCTCTCTGTCGAACTGAGATCAAGACCAGTGAACTGGTGGAGTTTCCACAGGAGGAtatggaggaagagaagagtaCAAACCCTGAGGGGTGGAGGACAAGCTCAAAG GTGCAGGCGCTGATGGGAAACCTGCTCAGGCTGCGATGTGAAGACGGCAGCATTAAGTGTTTGATCGTCTCTCAGTTTACACGCTTCCTCTCAATACTGGAGACTCCACTCAG AGAGCACGGTTTCAGTTTTGTGCGTTTTGATGGCACCATGAGCCAAAAGAAGAGGACTCAGGTCATCCAGGAGTTTCAGAGCCCTGCAGCCGACAGCCCTACTATCATGCTTCTGTCGCTCAAAGCTGGAGGGGTGGGGCTTAACTTGACTGCCGCCTCTCATGTGTTCTTCATGGACCCT GCATGGAATCCTGCTACAGAGGAACAGTGTATCGACCGCTGCCACCGTCTGGGACAGACGAGGAACGTTTTCGTCACCAAG ttcATTGTGAAAAGTTCAGTGGAGGAGAACATGGTGAAGATCCAGAGGCAGAAGCAGGACCTGGTGGAGAAGGCTTTTGGTTCCAAAAACAGTGATAGGAGAACGTCTCGCATGGATGAAATCAAAGCTCTGATGGAGCTGTAG